A region from the Candidatus Tenderia electrophaga genome encodes:
- a CDS encoding ATPase, with protein MYESFYRFSAKPFQLSPDPKFFFGSQGHKRAMSYLRYGLTQGEGFIVITGGVGTGKTTLVRTLFADLAEENIVAAQLVNTHLEADDTLRMVAASFGLAHEGASKAAILKNLETFLMARAREGKRVLLVVDEAQNLPPESLEELRMLSNFEAGGRSLLQSFLLGQSGFKDTIQIERLEQLRQRIIAAFHLEPLSPEETRDYIEHRMRLVGWQGDPEISVEAHQAIFEISGGVPRRINNFCDRLLLYGYLEELHALELKHVQEVANELKQETPATASEAAAHDPEPELPELPSAPIHVGISQSRESEQLEGVETRVGILEERIDILERALRRFLETSRR; from the coding sequence ATGTATGAGTCGTTTTACAGATTTTCCGCCAAACCGTTTCAGCTCAGCCCTGATCCCAAATTCTTTTTCGGCAGCCAGGGCCACAAGCGCGCCATGTCCTACCTGCGCTATGGTTTGACTCAGGGGGAAGGCTTCATCGTCATTACCGGCGGCGTGGGCACCGGCAAGACCACCCTGGTGAGAACCCTGTTCGCCGATCTGGCCGAGGAGAACATCGTCGCCGCCCAGCTGGTCAACACCCACCTGGAGGCCGACGACACCCTGCGCATGGTGGCCGCGTCCTTCGGCCTTGCCCACGAAGGGGCAAGCAAGGCCGCCATTCTGAAAAATCTGGAGACCTTTCTCATGGCCCGTGCGCGCGAAGGCAAGCGCGTGCTGTTGGTGGTGGACGAGGCCCAGAACCTGCCGCCCGAATCCCTGGAGGAACTGCGCATGCTGTCCAACTTCGAGGCTGGCGGCCGTTCCCTGTTGCAGAGCTTTTTGCTGGGGCAGAGCGGCTTCAAGGACACGATTCAGATCGAGAGGCTGGAACAGTTACGGCAGCGCATTATCGCCGCCTTCCATCTGGAACCCCTGAGCCCCGAGGAGACCCGGGATTACATCGAACACCGCATGCGGCTGGTAGGTTGGCAGGGCGATCCGGAGATCAGCGTCGAGGCCCATCAGGCCATCTTCGAGATCAGCGGCGGCGTGCCGCGTCGCATCAATAATTTTTGTGACCGGCTGCTGCTCTACGGTTATCTCGAAGAGCTGCACGCGCTGGAACTGAAGCATGTTCAGGAAGTCGCCAACGAGCTTAAGCAGGAGACGCCCGCCACCGCCTCAGAGGCAGCGGCGCACGACCCCGAGCCTGAGTTACCGGAATTGCCCTCGGCGCCGATCCACGTGGGCATTTCGCAAAGCCGCGAGTCCGAGCAGCTGGAAGGCGTTGAGACCCGGGTGGGTATACTGGAAGAGCGCATCGATATCCTGGAGCGCGCCTTGAGACGCTTCCTGGAAACCAGTCGGCGCTAA
- a CDS encoding sugar ABC transporter substrate-binding protein, with protein sequence MVQNNYIKIPLMLLCVLSLLGLGGCTGNVKPASSMKDIKSIPDYNYIIGPGDNVNIFVWRNPEVSMSVPVRPDGKITTPLVEDLQASGKTPTELARKIEEVLGTYIKDPSVTVIVTGFVGPYDQQVRVIGEATSPQALPYRENMTLLDLMIAVGGLTEFAAGNNAVLVRRVNGREMQYRLRIDDLIDEGDISANVPMLPGDILIVPESWF encoded by the coding sequence ATGGTGCAAAACAATTACATCAAGATACCACTCATGCTGCTTTGTGTGCTGAGCTTGCTGGGTTTGGGCGGCTGCACAGGCAACGTTAAACCTGCCTCCTCTATGAAAGACATTAAGTCCATTCCCGATTACAACTACATCATCGGCCCGGGTGACAATGTCAATATTTTCGTTTGGCGTAATCCGGAAGTGTCCATGTCCGTGCCGGTTCGCCCCGACGGTAAGATCACCACCCCGCTGGTTGAGGACCTCCAGGCCAGCGGCAAAACCCCGACCGAGTTGGCGCGCAAAATCGAGGAAGTGTTGGGAACCTACATAAAGGACCCTTCCGTCACCGTGATCGTCACCGGTTTCGTCGGCCCGTATGATCAACAAGTCCGCGTCATCGGTGAAGCCACCAGTCCCCAGGCCCTGCCTTATCGTGAAAATATGACGCTGTTGGATTTGATGATCGCCGTCGGGGGATTGACCGAATTCGCAGCGGGAAACAATGCGGTGTTGGTCCGCAGAGTCAACGGTCGTGAAATGCAATACCGACTGCGCATTGATGATCTCATCGACGAGGGGGATATCAGTGCCAATGTCCCCATGCTTCCGGGCGACATTCTCATCGTGCCCGAGTCGTGGTTCTAG
- a CDS encoding thiamine biosynthesis protein ThiF, giving the protein MKSLPGRYHPRGLTERVNKVTDTFDYGTAFSRNIGWLTQAEQSLLRHKRIAIAGLGGVGGSHLLTLTRLGIGNFHLSDFDSFELPNFNRQAGATVSALNQPKADVLTRMARDINPELDIRVFPQGVQQDNVYEFLENVDLYVDGLDFFAVPARRAVFAACTELGIPAVTAAPLGMGTALLNFIPGKMSFEEYFRLEGETEQEQLLRFLLGLSPAMLQGRYLVDPSTVDLANHRGPSTPMACDLCAGAAATQALKILLGRGKVIAAPWGLHFDAYRNKLVRTWRPGGNRNPLQRLGMVIARRRLGTPPPRRPSAEVAQTPGGTLEHILDLARWAPSGDNTQPWRFEIIDQHHLVVHGRDTRDHVVYDLQGHASQMSLGALLESIAIAASGHGLRAEFQRRKGLPDTTPTFDVYFKDDPELTPSPLIPYLPLRTVQRRPMQTRPLGKRHKQELAESLGPDFDVAWVEGLSGRWQAARLMFRNAGLRLTLPEAYAVHRDVIEWDARYSNERIPDQAVGVDPLTARLMRWTLQSWQRVRFMNRYLAGTLMPRLQLDLIPGLACAGHFALLARQQPESVDDFIAAGRAMQRFWLCATRLGLFIQPEMTPLIFHEYVRDGVPFSSAAGMAQKAAKVSRGLAHLLGEDRADKAVFMGRLGFGPPPMARSLRRPLAQLMYSEHDSDPAAR; this is encoded by the coding sequence ATAAAATCACTCCCGGGCCGATATCACCCCAGGGGACTCACGGAGAGAGTAAATAAAGTGACGGACACATTCGATTACGGCACTGCATTTTCACGCAATATCGGCTGGCTCACCCAGGCCGAACAATCCCTGCTGCGCCACAAACGCATCGCCATCGCCGGTCTCGGCGGCGTGGGCGGCAGTCACCTGCTCACCCTGACCCGCCTGGGAATCGGCAATTTCCACCTGTCCGACTTCGACAGCTTCGAACTGCCCAACTTCAACCGCCAGGCGGGGGCGACGGTTTCGGCCCTGAATCAACCCAAGGCCGACGTGCTCACTCGCATGGCACGCGACATCAATCCCGAGCTGGATATACGCGTGTTTCCGCAGGGCGTACAGCAAGACAATGTCTACGAATTTCTGGAGAATGTGGATCTGTATGTGGACGGCCTGGACTTTTTCGCCGTGCCGGCGCGGCGCGCGGTATTTGCCGCCTGCACCGAGCTGGGCATCCCCGCCGTCACGGCAGCGCCGCTGGGCATGGGCACCGCCCTGCTGAATTTCATTCCCGGCAAAATGAGCTTCGAGGAATATTTCCGCCTCGAAGGCGAAACCGAACAGGAACAGCTGCTGCGCTTTTTGCTCGGGCTCTCGCCGGCCATGCTGCAAGGCCGCTACCTGGTCGACCCGAGCACAGTGGATCTGGCCAATCACCGCGGCCCCTCCACGCCCATGGCCTGCGACCTTTGTGCCGGCGCGGCCGCCACCCAGGCCCTGAAAATCCTGCTGGGACGCGGTAAGGTGATCGCGGCGCCCTGGGGGCTGCATTTCGATGCCTACCGCAACAAACTGGTGCGCACCTGGCGCCCGGGCGGTAACCGCAATCCCCTCCAGCGCCTGGGCATGGTCATCGCCCGGCGCCGTTTGGGCACACCGCCACCCCGCCGCCCGTCGGCGGAAGTGGCGCAAACGCCCGGCGGCACCCTCGAACACATCCTCGATCTGGCGCGCTGGGCGCCCAGCGGCGATAACACCCAACCCTGGCGCTTCGAGATCATCGATCAGCACCACTTGGTGGTGCACGGCCGCGACACCCGCGACCACGTGGTCTATGACCTACAGGGTCATGCCAGTCAGATGTCGCTGGGGGCCCTGCTGGAAAGCATCGCCATCGCCGCCAGCGGTCACGGCCTGCGCGCCGAGTTCCAACGCCGCAAGGGGCTGCCCGACACCACCCCGACCTTCGACGTCTATTTCAAGGACGACCCCGAACTCACGCCCAGTCCGCTCATCCCCTATCTGCCGCTGCGCACCGTGCAGCGCCGCCCCATGCAGACGCGGCCGCTGGGCAAGCGCCATAAACAGGAGTTAGCAGAGTCGCTGGGACCCGATTTCGATGTCGCCTGGGTGGAAGGCCTGAGCGGCCGCTGGCAGGCGGCGCGCCTGATGTTCCGCAATGCCGGGCTGCGGCTCACTCTGCCCGAGGCCTATGCGGTGCATCGCGACGTGATCGAATGGGACGCGCGCTACAGCAATGAGCGCATCCCCGATCAGGCCGTCGGCGTCGACCCACTCACCGCTCGCTTGATGCGCTGGACCCTGCAGAGTTGGCAACGGGTGCGCTTCATGAACCGCTACCTGGCCGGCACCCTGATGCCGCGCCTGCAGCTCGACCTGATCCCGGGACTGGCCTGCGCCGGCCATTTCGCCCTGCTGGCCAGGCAACAACCCGAGAGCGTGGATGATTTCATCGCCGCCGGCCGCGCCATGCAACGCTTTTGGCTGTGTGCCACCCGGCTGGGTTTGTTCATCCAGCCGGAAATGACGCCCTTGATCTTCCATGAGTATGTGCGCGACGGCGTGCCGTTCTCCTCGGCCGCGGGCATGGCGCAAAAGGCCGCCAAGGTCTCGCGCGGCCTGGCACACCTGTTGGGCGAGGATCGCGCCGACAAGGCCGTGTTCATGGGTCGCCTGGGCTTCGGCCCGCCGCCCATGGCACGTTCCCTGCGCCGCCCCCTGGCGCAGCTCATGTACTCTGAACACGATTCAGACCCGGCGGCGCGATGA
- a CDS encoding RND transporter encodes MTQGLARWVTAHPIGVILTTLILVILAASGARLLGFSNDYRLFFSADNPQLQAFEELQQTYTKSNNVVIVIAPERGQVFNREVLSVVEQLTEAAWQTPYSTRVDSITNFQHSYGEGDDLIVEQLVEDAPQLTDAEIQAVRRIALNEPLLVNKLIAPEGDVTAINVAVYLPEKEAHRATPEVMEFIQRLVTEAERQHPQIDFYVTGIVAMNHALQEYSEADLKTLVPATFLVVVIGLALLLRSATGTLSTVLVVCCSTAAAMGLAGWLGIILTPSSIGAPTIIATLAIADCVHVLTNFLFARRDGNDKQAAMVESLCLNFKPIVLTSVTTAVGLLSLNFSDAPPLRDLGNIAAMGVMVALLLSVTLLPALMMILPVRRRPQAGAVDTTMAPLADFVIARRRSLLWGVGLVIVILAAAVPQNRLNDEFHKFFSEDTAVRQATEFIDRNLTGIYEIHYSLAASEPGGISAPAFLETLQAFTDWYRQQPHVIHVHSLVDIMKRLNQNLHGDDPDWYRIPGQRDLAAQYLLLYEMSLPYGLDLNDRINIDKSATRVTVTLTNLSSRELLDLEARAQAWLREHAPPSMQTEGASSPIMFAHIGERNIRSSLLGTAVALVLISFILIFALRSLKLGLISLVPNLVPALMAFGVWALSVGQIGFAMSIVASMSLGIIVDDTVHFLSKYLHARREKGMDAEAAIRYTFATVGRALWVTSLVLIAGFLVLSLSDFEFNSGTGALMALTIFCALLADFFFLPPLLMTLEQGRPGAPPQRQGLGDDER; translated from the coding sequence ATGACGCAGGGCTTGGCCAGATGGGTCACGGCCCATCCCATCGGGGTAATTCTCACCACCCTTATCCTGGTGATACTGGCCGCCAGCGGCGCCAGACTGCTGGGCTTCAGCAATGATTACCGCCTCTTTTTCAGCGCCGACAATCCACAGCTGCAAGCCTTCGAAGAACTGCAACAGACCTATACCAAGAGTAACAACGTCGTCATCGTCATCGCCCCCGAGCGCGGCCAGGTCTTCAACCGCGAGGTGCTGAGCGTGGTGGAACAACTCACCGAGGCGGCCTGGCAAACACCCTATTCCACCCGCGTCGATTCCATCACCAACTTTCAGCACAGTTATGGCGAAGGCGATGATCTGATCGTGGAGCAGCTGGTGGAGGATGCGCCGCAACTCACGGACGCCGAGATCCAGGCCGTGCGCCGTATCGCCCTGAATGAACCCCTGCTGGTGAATAAGCTGATCGCGCCCGAGGGCGACGTCACCGCCATCAATGTGGCCGTCTATCTGCCCGAGAAAGAGGCCCACCGCGCCACCCCCGAGGTGATGGAGTTCATTCAGCGCCTGGTGACCGAGGCCGAACGGCAACACCCGCAGATAGACTTTTACGTCACCGGCATCGTGGCCATGAACCATGCGTTGCAGGAATATTCCGAAGCCGATCTCAAGACCCTGGTGCCGGCGACATTCCTGGTCGTCGTCATCGGCCTGGCGCTGTTACTGCGCTCCGCCACCGGCACCCTTAGCACAGTCTTGGTGGTGTGCTGCTCAACCGCCGCGGCCATGGGTCTGGCCGGCTGGTTGGGCATTATTCTGACGCCCTCCTCCATCGGCGCCCCGACCATCATCGCCACCCTGGCCATCGCCGATTGCGTCCACGTGCTGACCAATTTTCTCTTCGCCCGGCGCGACGGCAACGACAAGCAAGCCGCCATGGTCGAGAGCCTGTGTCTCAATTTCAAGCCCATCGTGCTCACCTCGGTGACCACCGCCGTCGGCCTGCTCAGCCTCAACTTCAGTGATGCACCGCCACTGCGCGACCTGGGCAACATCGCCGCCATGGGCGTCATGGTGGCCCTGCTGCTGTCGGTCACCCTGCTGCCCGCCCTGATGATGATCCTGCCAGTGCGCCGGCGGCCACAGGCCGGCGCCGTGGATACCACGATGGCGCCGCTGGCCGACTTCGTCATTGCCCGGCGCCGCAGTTTGTTGTGGGGCGTGGGACTGGTGATCGTGATCCTGGCCGCCGCCGTGCCGCAAAACCGCTTGAATGACGAATTTCACAAATTCTTCAGCGAGGATACGGCGGTGCGCCAGGCCACCGAGTTTATCGATCGAAATCTCACCGGCATCTACGAGATCCACTATTCCCTGGCCGCCAGCGAACCCGGCGGGATCAGTGCGCCGGCGTTCCTGGAGACCCTGCAGGCCTTCACCGACTGGTACCGCCAGCAGCCCCATGTGATCCATGTGCACAGTCTGGTGGACATTATGAAACGGCTGAACCAGAACCTGCACGGCGACGATCCGGACTGGTATCGCATCCCCGGGCAACGCGACCTTGCCGCCCAGTATCTGCTGCTGTATGAAATGTCGCTGCCCTACGGTCTCGATCTCAACGATCGCATCAATATCGACAAATCGGCCACCCGGGTCACCGTTACGCTCACCAATCTTTCCTCCCGGGAACTTCTCGATTTAGAAGCGCGCGCCCAGGCCTGGCTGCGCGAACACGCGCCGCCGTCCATGCAGACCGAGGGTGCCAGTTCGCCCATCATGTTCGCCCACATCGGCGAACGCAATATCCGCAGCTCTCTGCTCGGCACGGCGGTGGCGCTGGTGTTGATCTCCTTCATCCTGATCTTCGCCCTGCGCTCGCTCAAACTCGGCCTCATCAGCCTCGTCCCGAATCTGGTACCGGCGCTGATGGCCTTCGGCGTGTGGGCACTGAGCGTGGGCCAGATCGGCTTCGCCATGTCCATCGTCGCCAGCATGAGTCTGGGGATCATCGTCGATGACACGGTGCATTTTCTGAGCAAATATCTGCACGCCCGGCGCGAAAAAGGCATGGACGCGGAGGCGGCGATTCGCTATACCTTCGCCACCGTGGGTCGGGCGCTGTGGGTCACGTCCCTGGTACTGATCGCCGGCTTTCTGGTGTTGTCCCTGTCGGACTTCGAGTTCAACTCGGGCACCGGGGCCTTGATGGCGCTCACCATCTTTTGCGCCCTGCTGGCCGATTTCTTTTTCCTGCCGCCGCTGTTGATGACCCTGGAACAGGGCAGGCCCGGTGCACCGCCACAAAGACAGGGCCTGGGCGATGATGAACGCTAA
- a CDS encoding glycosyl transferase family 1, protein MMNANQEHPARPRILFVAEAVTLAHVMRPIQLARSLDAARFDIRLACHPRYLKLFPDLAFEHIGIDSIASEMFMRALAKGQRVYSAQQLERYVEEDLSVIEAFKPDLVIGDFRLSLAVSAPLAGVPYCTVTNAYWSPYASGCTPIPEHPLAGLLGAGAAQHLFDWVRPLIFAWHARPLNQIRRRHGLPSLGHNLRRSYTWADHVLYADIPELTELHNPPANHHFLGPVLWSPSIPLPPWWEELPGERPIVYLNLGSSGRHDLLPLALEALSDQDVTVIAATLGRPLDTPVPDNAFLVDYLPGDAAAARASLVICNGGSPATQQALAMGVPVMGIASNMDQHMNMASIERFGAGRLLRSEQVTRQSVKDAVSATLEQAGYKAQAVQVKALYQRYPVSELFPALIEDLLA, encoded by the coding sequence ATGATGAACGCTAATCAAGAGCATCCGGCGCGGCCGCGCATCCTGTTTGTAGCCGAGGCGGTCACCCTGGCCCATGTGATGCGGCCCATCCAGCTCGCCCGCAGCCTCGACGCCGCGCGTTTCGATATACGGCTGGCCTGTCATCCCCGCTATTTGAAGCTGTTTCCGGATCTGGCATTCGAGCACATTGGCATTGACTCCATCGCCAGCGAGATGTTTATGCGCGCCCTTGCCAAGGGGCAACGCGTGTATAGCGCGCAGCAATTAGAGCGCTATGTTGAGGAAGATCTAAGCGTCATCGAGGCGTTTAAACCCGACCTGGTCATTGGTGATTTTCGCCTCTCACTGGCCGTCAGCGCGCCGCTGGCAGGTGTGCCCTATTGCACCGTGACCAATGCCTATTGGAGCCCTTATGCCAGCGGCTGCACGCCCATCCCCGAACACCCCTTGGCCGGCCTGCTCGGCGCCGGCGCGGCGCAACACCTGTTCGACTGGGTCCGTCCCTTGATTTTCGCCTGGCACGCCCGGCCCTTGAATCAGATCAGGCGTCGCCACGGCCTGCCGTCCCTGGGCCATAATCTGAGGCGCAGCTACACCTGGGCCGATCATGTACTCTATGCCGACATTCCGGAATTGACCGAGCTGCACAATCCGCCTGCCAATCATCACTTTCTCGGGCCGGTGCTGTGGTCGCCGAGCATCCCCCTGCCGCCGTGGTGGGAGGAATTGCCGGGCGAACGCCCCATTGTCTATCTCAACCTGGGCAGCTCGGGACGCCACGACCTGCTACCCTTGGCGCTCGAGGCGCTCAGCGATCAAGACGTCACCGTCATCGCCGCCACCCTGGGCCGCCCCCTCGATACGCCCGTGCCCGATAACGCCTTCCTGGTCGACTACCTGCCCGGCGATGCCGCCGCGGCGCGGGCCAGCCTGGTCATCTGCAACGGCGGTAGCCCCGCCACGCAACAGGCGCTGGCAATGGGTGTTCCCGTGATGGGGATCGCAAGCAACATGGACCAGCACATGAACATGGCGTCCATCGAACGCTTCGGTGCCGGCCGGCTGTTGCGTTCCGAACAAGTGACCCGGCAATCCGTTAAAGACGCCGTCAGTGCGACACTTGAGCAGGCCGGTTACAAGGCACAGGCCGTACAGGTCAAAGCCCTCTATCAGCGCTACCCGGTCAGCGAACTGTTTCCGGCATTGATTGAGGACTTGCTGGCATAG